gcactttgtatatactgtatttctgaccagctctatttaaaAGTAGTTACAGGTTTCACCAAGTACCTCCGCCAATTTTCATGGTTTCACAGTCaatgtttctctctcctctgttaCCTTATGAAACATTGCCACAAATTTACTCCTTACTCCTATCAAGTTTGTCAGGGAAGCACTTTTTCGAAAGCAATATTGTGAgtatatttgttttattaaataattttctAAATTTTCTAAATCTAATTTTTTCAGAAGAGATGATAAATCCTAATAGAAATATCCCCTTGACTGTGATGACTGCAATTCCTGCagtgactttgttttatttactgGTAAACATCTCGTACCTGACAGTTCTGACACCTAAGGAAATTGTCTCCTCAGGTAAGGATATAGGGCTGATAAATCAAAAGGAGAGGTTATCATTACAACTATTTATCGGTGTCCACCCTGTTGGGGTCACTTAGATCCAGATGAATTCAGGGTTTACATATAGGAAGGCACTGGACTTtgagtcaggagatctggcttctgTTCTGagcccttagggtatgtctatactgcagctgatGTGAGCCTTCAGCCTGggcagacagacttgtgctagtggggctcaagctagcatgctaaaaatagaagtacaaatgttgtggcttgggctctcaagcctaGGGTCttgggtgggcttgagagcctgagctccagcctaagctgcaatgtccacactgctatttttagtgcactagctctaGTCACTCTAGTGTGAGTATGtctgcctgggctgggacactTGCTTCCAGCTATTATGTAGCCATACCTTAACAGAGACTTCCTATGGGGCTCTGAGGAAACTCCTTGGGGGCTTGTGTGTACATAGAAGTTGCCACAGTTTAATTTAAATCTGTTTAGTAAAATTGGAGCTGTTGTACCTATGtcagtcctaggatattagagagtcaaggtgggagagataatatctcttattggaccaacttctggtggtgagagagagaagcttttgtgcttacacagagctcgtcttcagtaAGAAGACCAggcctttgtctctctgtgcttTAGCTCACTACCTGTAATAGTAGGACTATactccctacctcacaggtgtgttaTAAGGAAAAACTCATTAATGTTTGAGcaatgagcaccatagaaaaagcctacaaataaataaaacaaaaatggtcTTATTACAGGCCTTTTTTAGGGGTTAATTTTCAGAACAAATGTCCTCGTTCTGTAGGCGGCTCTATACTAAAAGTGCCATGCACTTAGAGTCTCTCATCTTCCGTTGGATTGTAGCTGCTATAGAAAGTCCAGGAAGAATTGTATTCCTCTCTGTGATTGTCCATTTTCTGTTCTAATCAGCTTCTTATACTGTgcacatcactgtagtatctgagtaccttatGCCCTTTGGTTGTTGGCCCAGTAAATACCAGTCCCTTTGCACTAGCGTGGGCACTTGACTAGCGAATTTTCAAGAGGTGCTGGGAAGTAGCCCTTCACATTTCTTTGTGGAGTCCCACAATGGgacagagcaggggttctcaacccttttcttactgaggcccccccaacacgCTATAAAAATTCCACGACCCACCTGTGCTgtcacaactgtttttctgcatataaaagccagtgtTAGGAGATAATAAGCAGGGCAACTACCTGGGGTCCTATGCCATagggggccctgtgaagctaagttgctcaggcttcagcttcagccccaggtgacaGGTCTTGGAGCCCCAGGCTTCAGCACCGTGCCACATGGCTTtagctttctgccttgggccccagcaagtctaacattGGCCCTGCAAGGCAGACCCTGCTGCAACCTGCTCGCGGCCCCCAAGGGGCACCccaggcccctggttgagaactgcagGGATAAAGGATTAGATTCTGTGCACTGATGAATCATCTGGCCTGTCCCTGCCCTATGCATACTGCCACTCAGGAAACTCCCATTCAGTAGCAGTCCATGTCATAGGGGGTTAACACATTTGTTCTCCCCGCCATGCCCTGATCCCATCTCCTACTTTTGCCTACTTGTAAATAGTGTGGTTTCACTATACACAGCCACAGAACCCTCTGTACCCCCTAGTTCTTACTCACAAACTGGTTCCACTGAGTTGTCATCAGTTCAGTAAGACTGTTGGGACACCACACCCACGGttttaatgacattttgtttCCTTGCAGTTGCTGTGGCAGTCACTTGGGCTGACAGAGTGATCCCTTCCGTTGCTTGGGTCATTcctctctctgttgctgcctcAATATTTGGTGCCCTCAACAGCAGCATGTTTACATTAGCACGATTAAGTTATGCTGGAAGTCAGTCGGGACACCTGCCTGTTTTAATATCCATGCTTAATGTCCACTATTGGACTCCGGCACCGGCCATGATTTTTTCAACCATCATTGCATCCATTTTTATTATCCCCGCTGATCTAATtactttaacaaattactttgGATTTTCTGTATGGCTAATGATTGGACTGACTTGTGCCAGCCTGATTATACTCCGATACCGGGAACCTAATCTACAGCGACCCTACAAGGTAAATGGAAAAAAGAGTTAAAAGGTGTAACATTTTATCTTGGGATaacattggggaaaaaattccTGAACATCTAGTTTGTGAATAGCAATTGTAAATGGATGGTTCACAATTCATTTTTAGATTAAGCTTTGAGTTACTCTTTTTGCTGACATAACCCCAGGCAAAAGGGGTGGCGGGGCAATTAATTGTGCTTGCAATATGGCAAAAGTTCTCTTGCATTTAACACATAAAATGACAAATGTCTATTTTTGCTTCCTCTAACAGTTTGTTTCTTTTGCAGGTGTTTTTACCAGTTGCATTTACGATGGTGGCAGTTTCTTTGTTCTTAGTTTTGGCTCCTATAATCTGGTCTCCCAAGGTGCAGTATAGCTATGCCCTTCTCTTTATGTTGGGGGGACTTCTGGTTTACCTGCCTTTTgtacattttaaattacattttaattttgttgacAAAATTACTTGTTACTTACAGCTACTGTTGGAAGTTTCTCCTGCTGATGTATCTGCTGATGGTAAATATGAGTAAGAGCAAATGTTTAAACCCTATATTGCTAGCAGCCAACAGAAGTTCTTTTTTAACTCAAGTGGTTGCAGTCatggagttaagcatgtgcttaagactctgattcaggaaaacacttaggccccgatttttaaaggtatttgggcaaTGCTGACTGACTctcaatgagatttaggttcctaagtgcctaaatcccttttgaaaatactTTTTAGGGTTCGTCTACATGGTGCATTAGTTCACACTAGAGGGATGTAAATTCTAGTGAGCATTAGTgtgttgtgcactaactggcccgCGTGGACCTGCTAGCATGCATTAAAAGTTCCCTCGTGTTCGTTCACAGTCTCCGCAGAAATGGCATTTACAGCTCTCTCCTGTGGGTTAACTCACAGTCTAGTCGAgcccttaggctcctaaatcaggcTGGGGTAATTTGCAACGCTGAGTGCAGCAACACCTACCTACCTTAAAAATCATGTACTTACATTGAAGACGGTGAAGAGTCCCATGGGGATTAAAAATTGTAATCTCAGGCAAGAAGTAGTCTCATTGGACTTCTCATCgtcttaaagttaaacatgtgcctaaAGGCTTTGCTAGATTGGTGTCAgagcattcagcaccttgcatgaTAAAGCTCTTTATGTAGAGAGAATCTCTTTCAAAGTCGTAAAATCTGTAAAAGCAGGAAAAAGTGTTTGTGTTTGCCCACTGTAACAGTCGCAGATATAAACTATACTATTAACTGAATACATGTCAATATGATCACATCTACTGTAGGGATCCAGTGCAGAGTAAATTgatgttttgattatttttagtATTAAGTAGTTTGTAGTCTAGGGCTTCTAGATTTGAATACTTTGTAATATTTTTCATCTGTGCTGGCTTGAATTGATTAAAAACTTTGAAGAACCTAACCTTCTTGCCtgacactattttttttaatcccagaAAAAACCCACAGGGAGTGCTTGGCTGTTTTAaaactatacatacaaatgtACAAATGATATCTTATTAAATATCAGATAAGGCAATAAGAGAGTTGTTTGTACTGTTCAATGAATATGTTTTTAGTGTAACATACCAAGTCAtatttcatgggggaaaaaaggaacaaTTTTCCATGATTATTACTTAGGCCCCAAGCATAGGAGCCCATGAATTACTTTATTCTCATAAATCGGCTATGATGTACCACAGTCTCCCCTACTGAAGTGAGGTGCTTGCATCATGAGAGTCCCAGGCTCAGGGTGATGTGGATGCATCATCTTGGGTGATATAGTCCAGCTGGGGAACCTGGCCCATATGGGAGCATGGGGACATGAGGAAACCTAAATACAATTCCCATGAGTCACAGCAGGAGGatatccaaatcaaaatatttcaggttttgggAGTTTTGATGACGCTCCCCCCATCAATATTTTCCATCAAAAGCAGACCCTTCACAAAAACCAAATATTCTATTGataaacagttttgacagaaatttTTCAACTAGTGCTATGCAAAATACACACCACAGCATCTGTAAAAACCCTGGTTTAACAtctaaaaaagaggaaaaaattccAATAACATGATATAAAACAGCTTAAATATGAATGTAACTACCGAGAAAGCAATATGTGAAGAGACTATTGACCTTTGCTGAGTGGTAGCAGATTTGGGGGGCCTTCTCTGTCAGTTTCCcactggaggagaaatcagtggcACAGAATGAGGGTATTTTCTTAGTGTAGTGTGTTCATTTGCAGAATGTTCATACCTCCTCTTTCCTGGAACAGAGGTGTTCACAAAGGACACACAGGCAATGCCTTCTTGCAGAAATCTCAGCTCAGACACCACTGCCAATCACCAAGGAGCAGCTGCTTGGGGTTTCTCTCTCGTGGACTTTACTGGAATCTGATTGCTTAAATACACTGTTCCCCTTTCCTGCCTCAGCTGCTGGTTTTACACCTGGGAAAACCCCCTAATCCAAGGCTCCTGACCTAGGGTCACGTGGCTACAAAACCTCCTTTTGTGCAGCgcctctgaatcatagaatcatagaatatcagggttggaagggacctcaggaggtcatctagtcaaccccctgctcaaagcaggaccaatccccaatttttgccccagatccctaaatggccccctcaaggattgaactcacaaccctgggtttagcaggctaatgctcaaaccactgagctgaaaCAGAAGGGAACCTCAGAAGACATTTATTTGTCCATCCTGAGTGTGCTTTAAACCCACACAATCCCTATCATGACC
The Natator depressus isolate rNatDep1 chromosome 2, rNatDep2.hap1, whole genome shotgun sequence DNA segment above includes these coding regions:
- the SLC7A13 gene encoding solute carrier family 7 member 13 encodes the protein MGALCYAELGTALPLSGGEYSHIKRALGSLPAFIFIWTATFTKPASNATRALLFAEYATQPFYGVCPAPELLKKCLALTVLWSLGILNGRSLKMAPWVQTVFTVLKMMALSVIGIGGIVLLVRGRKDNLGRFENAFSSEIPDASQIAEAFFQGLYAYGGWWSLNYMAEEMINPNRNIPLTVMTAIPAVTLFYLLVNISYLTVLTPKEIVSSVAVAVTWADRVIPSVAWVIPLSVAASIFGALNSSMFTLARLSYAGSQSGHLPVLISMLNVHYWTPAPAMIFSTIIASIFIIPADLITLTNYFGFSVWLMIGLTCASLIILRYREPNLQRPYKVFLPVAFTMVAVSLFLVLAPIIWSPKVQYSYALLFMLGGLLVYLPFVHFKLHFNFVDKITCYLQLLLEVSPADVSADGKYE